CAACCAGTTGTAATCTGATAAGTCTGCTTTGAGCCCAAAGCCGGCCATCTTCTCGAACGTCTCGACGGCTTCCTTGACCTTCCTTGCCCTGGTGTACCTCCTGACGATGAGCCTGAACGTGTCCTTGGAAAGCAAGCCGCGGCACCGCATGGCCTCCACCAGGCTCCAGACCAGCCTGAACTGCTTGATCTTGCCGAGCGCTTCGATGAGGTTGTGGAAGCTCTCCGCCGTGTACACGAAGCCTTGCTGCCTCTCCGCCCAGCGGAAGAAGGCGAGGGCGAGGATGCCAGCGTTGCTCAGGTTCTTGAGCACCTCCGCCACGAGCTGAGGCGACACGGAGGCCCCGAGCGCGTCGAGGGCCGACGCCACCCTCGGCTCCGGAACGGTGGACAGCACGCAGCAGACCCTCTCCGCCTCCTCGGAGACGTTGAGGTCGGGGCCAGGCACCACAGTGAAGTCCTGGTCCACGGCGAGATCGTGGGCGCCGGTGAGCTCTGCCGCCTCGGAGACATCGAGGGCCGGGCCGGGCACCTCGGTGAAGTGCTGGTCCATGGCGAGGTCGGGGGCGCCGGTGGACCCCGTCGCCGTGCAGAGCCACTGGCCGCGCATTCCTCCGAGCAGGTGGTGGGCGCGCGCGCTACACGGGAAGGCGGCAGGCGGCGGAGGCATCTGTTCCAGGGCCATGCGAGCGTGCTTGGCCGGGCCGCTCCTCGCGGAGCGGAGCAGGTGGGCGGCCGCGCCCGCGCGGTGGAGGCAGCGCATCCTGCCTGGACGTGGAGCGTGGCGGCGACGAGAGATGTTTTGGTGGGGAACGATTTCGGAGGAGAGGGGTGGCGATCGACCTGGCCGGCAGCTGGGACCCCGGATGGATGTTTTGGCGAGTTGTAAACTCCCGCAGCCCCAGGGCGGATGACGGACGATGCGGCGGCGAGCCTGGGCGGGAGCTACGCGGCGGCGAATCCTGTCGGTGAAGTGAAGAGCCGAGCCCGTCGTGGTGTATGGTGGAGCGTTTGCTATACGGACAGACTTACTTCGTGTATGCAGTACAgattttcataaaatttaaacttaTATGATCAAATTTATCGAGAAAAATATTTGTAACGCGAAACCAGGCTTTCACCCAAAAATGCTGATGATGGTCGAGCATGTATTAAAAAAAATTATTGAGCGAGGAGGTCCACCCACATGCAAATGAATCTAGGAGCTCCCTTTGCCGCCTTCTCTCCTTTGCGGTTTTCAATTATCTGAGTGAGCAAGGCATGTTCGGCGCAACCGCCAACTTCTTCAACTTTATAGTTGGAATTGCGTCGAACGCCCTAACTTTGTGGAGCTGCGAAGGAAAAGTTGGCTGCCCACTAGTGCATTTTTACGGAGTTGCATCTATGACATCAAGAAGATGGAGCTGAGACAGATAACGCAATAACTGTCATAAAAAACGGTTCACACACACTCTCATCTCGTACCGCCTATTCCCCTCACATAGGCAGCTCGCAGCACTGGTCGTCAGAGCATCTGACGGCCTAGCCGACTCTGCTCTCCCACGTCCATCACATAGCTCGCCGCCTTCCTTGCTTGCCACAAAGGGAGCCACGCGAGCTGCCATCGTACACTCTTCAGTTGGTGCAGGCGTCTACAACCGTGAGGCAGCACGTCGCTGCCGCATTACCAAGCCGCCAGGAACCGCCTCCTCGGGCCTCCGCCAAGATCACTGAGTCACGACCTTGGGCACATCACCGTCCATGTCTCGTTCAATTCTCCCTAGACGCCAACAATTAGCCATTTGCCCGACCTTTACTCTGACTATGTCAAAATGCCGTGTCACATATTGCAGTTGGGTACATGGCATATCTTTGATACACCACTTGACAAAATGCCCGATATTAAACATAACCAACAGTTTCTAGTTGATATTGTCATATCCATTGGTCGGGCCGCTGGACTGCTCCTCCAGTAATGCCACCATATGTACTGGTTAAAAAAATGAACAATATTCCCATCCATTATACTCGATTTTCTGTATTTTCTCGTGtctttttttttccaaaatttggaTGAAAGATAGATTTTTTGGGGGCGAAACAATCTAGATAGAAATTTGAAATGTCGTTTTCTCATTGGTACTTGTTCATAATTGTATGAAATTTCAAGAGTGCCTTACTATGATATTTATTGTTTTCTGTAAAATTTTCACATTTTTCTGGATACTTTAACTTTTTAACCAAAATAAACAAATCTGGACAGAAATTTGGAATCTGGTTTTCTCTTTGGCCCCTTTTCCAGAATCAGAAATCCGAACTTTTTGTGCAGCTTAGTTTTTGGACAATTTTTTTGGGGGGGGAGGGCATTCTAGATTGCATCCGGTACTATCATTTTGTTTTTTGTTAAGGGTCTTTTCTGGTCTTATTCACCCTCTGATTTCTGTTATTTGGAAAGATAGATGTTTATTTTTAATGAATATAAGCTGGGCATTTTGGCCCAGACATAGCAAAGGTGGGGTAAATGATAAATTGACCCATAACCTCAAAGAAAAATGATAAATTGACCCTTGTCGTAGTGGTCTCCACAATTCAGATCGGGTCAACCCACCGGGTTTTTTTTTAGAAGAAGCCGCTCTTTGTTTGTTGGAAAAAAAGAGAGAACATAATGGGCCACATATGAACGTGATGGGCCGCCAGCCCAGGCGAGCGCTAGCAATCGAATGCTCCCGAGTCCCGAACGGTTTTCCAACTCGGCCGGGCGAGTCGGGCTGAAGCAGTTGAGGATTTGAGGAAGCCAGACTCGGCGGAGAGATCCAGGGAGATGGGGCTCAAGGGGAACAAGcgtttcggcggcggcggcggccagccgCCGGCCAAGCGCCAGGCGGCCGGGAAGGACGGCCCCTCCGAGGAAACCGACGACGGCATCGTCGTTGCGCAGGTTCTGGCTCCGTACTCCCGACCAACCCAGCGCTCCCTCTCAAAAGGCAGATCCCTAAAACCCTAGACCCGTGGATTTTTTTTCATTCTCGCTCTTCAGATATCGAAGAACAAGAGGGTGGCAGTGAGGAGCTGGAACGGGAAGGTCATGGTCGACATGCGCGAGTTCTACGAAAAGGACGGCAAGAGCCTCCCGACCCGCAAAGGTATCCTGCCATTTCTTTCTTGTTCGGAAACACCCACGGGTGCCAAATGTCCAAAGTGCGTGCTGTGTGGCCTCGGTTCATCAGTTGGATGGGATTGCATTTCCTTTCCCTGGCTGCCTGCCACTCGTGCGGGCAGTAGCGGCATCATGCATATTGTATAATTGTTGGCAGTAGTAGAGGCTAGTACGTTTGAAGCCTGAATGCTCTCTGACACTCCAGGCTGCATGTTTGAAACCTGAATGTTTGCCTGTGCGCCTGCATATCCATAATCCATGTGGATCTGAAATGTGTGTATTGTCTGAATGTCAGCACCTTGCGTTTCTTTCGCCTACGTGGAAGGTACACATATGTTGAATCTTGGGGACACCTGATGCATCTAGTGGTCAAGTACATAACATGTGGCCCGTAATTGCCTTTTTATTGTTTGTACTTGGTAATGGTACTCTGTTAAGTGTAAAGCACTCTATTAAGTCAATGATTTATGAATGAGCCGTAGGAAGTGCAACAACAAATTCTTCCCTTTAACAATTAGTTGGATTACACCAATGAAATGTGTTCAGCCTTGATACAACTTCCTCACCCACTATCATTATAATGGACGGGTGTCCATATCTTGAAACAGGCATACAGAAATGAGCATCATTGTGTAACCTTAGCACACTATGTTGTAAGCTCAAGCAGGTGATGAACATGACATTCTGCAAAATACTTATCATAGCTGTAGGTAGGGACTATCCCCATTTAATCCGCGTCTGACGTGTTGACGTTAATCCTTGAC
Above is a window of Triticum dicoccoides isolate Atlit2015 ecotype Zavitan chromosome 5B, WEW_v2.0, whole genome shotgun sequence DNA encoding:
- the LOC119311142 gene encoding RNA polymerase II transcriptional coactivator KIWI-like; protein product: MGLKGNKRFGGGGGQPPAKRQAAGKDGPSEETDDGIVVAQISKNKRVAVRSWNGKVMVDMREFYEKDGKSLPTRKGISLSMDQWKILRDNIEAIDEAIKEST